A genomic segment from Vicinamibacterales bacterium encodes:
- a CDS encoding tetratricopeptide repeat protein: MQLKGEIMNMRRIMPRLTIVAALSVSLAGCDYYSMLMARKNFKEANGLYTQAEYERAAHAYELTVADSGAFDSAPELRVAYFYLGNSYDQMYRPSRRGEPENDVLLEKAVENYRLASEQIIDNPDMQQLSMEYLVATYGPDKLNNPGAAEPIIRRMIELNPDEVANHFALARLYEDSGQAQEAETILRNVVDLQPRDPSVYLQLAAFFNRQEMFEETITALRSRAAIEPDNPEAYYTLATYFWEKAFRDFRLDEEEKAGYVAEGIVEVDQALELKDDYHEAMTYKNILLRMQANATTNKATQDALIAEADALRERANELRLEQQERAVAAAAAASSGG, from the coding sequence ATGCAGTTAAAAGGGGAAATCATGAATATGCGACGGATTATGCCGCGGTTGACCATCGTGGCGGCGCTAAGCGTTTCACTAGCCGGCTGTGACTACTACTCCATGCTCATGGCTCGAAAGAATTTCAAGGAAGCGAATGGCCTGTACACGCAGGCTGAGTACGAGCGGGCCGCGCACGCTTACGAGCTAACGGTAGCCGACAGCGGCGCGTTCGATTCTGCACCCGAGCTCCGTGTTGCCTATTTCTATCTGGGAAACAGCTACGACCAAATGTATAGACCGAGTCGGCGTGGCGAGCCAGAGAATGACGTCTTACTGGAAAAAGCAGTCGAGAACTACCGATTGGCTTCTGAGCAGATTATCGACAACCCGGATATGCAGCAACTGTCGATGGAATACCTCGTAGCCACTTATGGTCCGGATAAATTGAACAACCCAGGTGCAGCTGAGCCGATCATCCGCAGGATGATCGAGTTAAACCCTGACGAGGTCGCCAATCACTTTGCACTGGCACGACTCTATGAAGACTCAGGGCAGGCCCAAGAGGCCGAGACGATCCTCAGAAACGTCGTTGACCTCCAGCCTCGCGATCCTTCGGTCTACTTACAATTGGCTGCGTTCTTCAACCGTCAAGAGATGTTCGAGGAGACGATCACAGCACTTAGAAGTAGAGCGGCGATCGAGCCGGACAACCCAGAAGCGTATTACACACTCGCTACGTATTTCTGGGAGAAAGCGTTTCGCGACTTCCGATTAGATGAAGAGGAAAAGGCAGGGTACGTTGCGGAAGGCATCGTTGAAGTAGATCAAGCACTCGAGTTGAAGGATGACTACCACGAAGCAATGACCTACAAGAACATCCTACTCAGAATGCAAGCAAACGCCACGACCAATAAGGCAACACAAGATGCCTTGATCGCCGAGGCAGATGCACTTCGCGAACGGGCAAACGAGCTCCGTCTCGAACAACAGGAGCGAGCTGTTGCGGCGGCGGCGGCGGCCTCCAGCGGCGGTTAA
- a CDS encoding bifunctional (p)ppGpp synthetase/guanosine-3',5'-bis(diphosphate) 3'-pyrophosphohydrolase, which translates to MIQFEELIEKVRRNSPDANIELLRRAYTFSATEHEGQVRRSGEPYLGHPLEVADFLADMHLDSVAIAAALLHDVVEDTLTTIERIEEGFGPEVAHVVAGVTKLGAIPFSSSEERQAENFRKMLLAMVDDVRVILVKLGDRLHNMRTLDHLPEAHRIRIAQETKDIYAPIANRLGMSKVKNELEELAFHHLEPRAYEALRIKVEDRRRVSEGQIEELRQTIATKLTDAQIPIEYLEGRIKRLFSIHQKLRRQRINIDQVYDLVALRLVTHTTKDCYAALGIIHHTWSPVPGRIKDFIAMPRPNGYQSLHTSVVSERGFAFEVQIRTAEMHRVAEEGIAAHWKYKEGRIGANRDEQYFLWLRQMLEWNQEVRDPQEFMQSLKVDLYPEEVYCFTPRGEVKSLPRGATIIDFAYTVHTDVGHQCTGGRLNGKMVPLRTQLKNGDIVEIVTTQGRRPSRDWLSIVVTSRARNKIRHFINAEEKTRATEIGRKLLEREARRCNIKIKSKLTAQSMTRLAAEYGFPKIEELYAKIGYGKVAARHVLGKLVPESDLSDHGAKNEVAAPPVANVQSSKERITVRGFDDLLVFRARCCNPIRDESIVGYITRGKGVSVHATDCPNVLNLLYDPERRIDVVWDRYDDPTPYIVHLAIQIEDRQGILADVSAQIANIDTNIKNIEATTFDDQRGRINVTVEVRNVEHLQRVLESLRGVSGVLDVERAAG; encoded by the coding sequence ATGATTCAGTTCGAAGAACTTATCGAGAAGGTTCGGCGGAATAGCCCGGACGCCAATATTGAACTTCTGAGGCGGGCTTATACCTTCTCGGCTACGGAGCACGAAGGCCAAGTCCGTCGTTCGGGCGAGCCTTACCTTGGCCATCCACTTGAAGTTGCCGACTTCCTGGCCGATATGCACCTTGACTCTGTAGCCATTGCGGCAGCGCTGCTCCACGACGTCGTCGAAGACACATTAACTACTATCGAACGAATTGAAGAGGGTTTTGGACCAGAAGTAGCGCATGTGGTAGCGGGCGTGACGAAGCTTGGCGCGATACCGTTTTCATCTTCGGAGGAGCGTCAGGCTGAAAACTTCCGAAAGATGCTTCTAGCGATGGTTGACGACGTTCGTGTCATCCTGGTGAAACTAGGAGATCGACTCCACAACATGCGTACGCTGGATCATCTACCGGAGGCTCACCGGATCCGCATCGCGCAGGAAACGAAAGACATCTACGCTCCGATTGCCAACCGGCTCGGGATGAGCAAAGTAAAGAATGAGCTCGAAGAGCTAGCGTTTCACCATTTAGAACCTCGAGCCTACGAGGCCTTGCGTATAAAGGTCGAAGACCGCCGGCGCGTAAGCGAAGGGCAAATCGAGGAGCTCAGGCAGACCATCGCGACTAAGCTCACCGATGCGCAGATTCCCATTGAGTACCTGGAGGGGCGGATTAAACGCCTCTTTAGTATTCATCAAAAGCTTAGACGACAACGAATCAACATAGACCAAGTATACGACTTGGTGGCTCTACGCTTAGTCACACACACGACCAAGGATTGTTATGCAGCGCTCGGAATCATTCACCATACTTGGTCCCCTGTGCCTGGACGGATCAAGGACTTTATTGCGATGCCTAGACCTAACGGATATCAGTCACTTCACACCTCGGTAGTGAGTGAACGAGGATTCGCGTTCGAGGTCCAAATCCGAACGGCAGAGATGCACCGAGTGGCTGAGGAAGGGATCGCGGCGCACTGGAAGTACAAGGAAGGCCGGATTGGCGCTAATCGCGACGAGCAATACTTTCTCTGGCTCCGACAAATGCTCGAATGGAATCAGGAGGTCCGCGACCCTCAGGAGTTTATGCAGAGCCTGAAGGTCGATCTTTATCCAGAAGAGGTCTACTGCTTCACGCCTCGCGGCGAGGTGAAATCACTTCCCCGTGGAGCAACGATCATCGATTTTGCCTACACGGTACATACCGATGTCGGGCACCAATGTACCGGGGGAAGGCTGAATGGGAAGATGGTGCCGTTACGTACCCAATTGAAGAACGGTGACATTGTTGAAATTGTGACCACCCAGGGTCGTCGTCCGAGTCGGGACTGGCTGAGTATTGTGGTGACCTCACGGGCGAGAAACAAGATTCGTCATTTCATTAATGCCGAAGAGAAAACCCGCGCCACGGAAATCGGTCGGAAGCTTCTTGAACGAGAAGCTCGCCGGTGCAACATCAAAATTAAGTCGAAGCTAACTGCTCAGTCGATGACCCGACTAGCGGCAGAATACGGCTTTCCGAAAATCGAGGAGTTGTACGCCAAGATCGGTTATGGGAAGGTTGCCGCGAGGCACGTACTTGGAAAGCTTGTGCCCGAGTCTGACCTATCGGACCATGGGGCTAAGAACGAAGTCGCGGCCCCACCGGTGGCAAACGTTCAGTCAAGTAAAGAACGCATCACAGTGCGCGGATTCGACGATCTTTTGGTGTTCCGTGCACGTTGTTGCAATCCGATTCGCGATGAATCGATTGTTGGCTATATCACGCGCGGCAAAGGCGTCTCGGTCCACGCTACGGACTGCCCGAATGTTCTCAATCTACTCTATGATCCCGAACGGCGCATCGATGTAGTGTGGGATAGATATGATGATCCGACGCCTTACATCGTCCACTTGGCGATCCAGATCGAAGATCGGCAAGGCATTCTGGCGGATGTCAGTGCACAGATCGCAAACATTGATACCAACATCAAGAACATCGAGGCGACGACCTTTGACGATCA